The following are encoded in a window of Tessaracoccus flavescens genomic DNA:
- a CDS encoding SAF domain-containing protein, with product MHSPQRQTPSQRPTKPDTTPPAAPRPDAVQLRARRSPKLIALGVLLVVLGGLGAAYLYTLNADHRAVIVMAADVRRGEVIEQSDLKVVEVPGDLGVDALGSDKFDVLVGQQALTDLPRGAFPSDAHVGDDPLPGGQSLVGLRLPLGKLPSTDIPLGTTVRIVGLEAPAQNAAEATGGKDSAEDVAVEAVTASAPRLLDDGATYVVDVRVADESADLVAKLSASDQVAIVVVGA from the coding sequence ATGCACAGCCCACAACGGCAGACGCCGTCACAGCGGCCGACGAAGCCGGACACCACGCCTCCTGCCGCGCCCCGCCCCGACGCGGTCCAACTCCGGGCGAGGCGCAGCCCGAAGCTGATCGCCCTCGGCGTGCTCCTCGTCGTCCTCGGCGGTCTCGGGGCCGCGTATCTCTACACCCTCAACGCCGACCATCGGGCCGTGATCGTGATGGCAGCCGATGTGCGGCGCGGGGAGGTGATCGAGCAGTCCGATCTCAAGGTCGTGGAGGTACCCGGCGACCTTGGCGTCGATGCCCTCGGCTCAGACAAGTTCGATGTCCTCGTCGGCCAGCAGGCCCTCACCGACCTTCCCCGTGGGGCCTTCCCATCCGACGCACACGTCGGCGACGATCCGCTGCCAGGTGGTCAGAGCCTCGTCGGTCTGAGGCTTCCGCTCGGCAAGCTTCCCTCGACGGACATCCCGCTCGGCACCACGGTGCGCATCGTCGGACTCGAGGCGCCAGCCCAGAACGCGGCCGAGGCCACCGGGGGCAAGGACTCTGCCGAGGACGTCGCGGTGGAGGCCGTCACCGCCAGCGCCCCACGACTCCTCGACGATGGGGCCACCTACGTGGTCGACGTCCGGGTGGCCGACGA
- a CDS encoding helix-turn-helix domain-containing protein codes for MAYFERRRSEQLTDRDIMRCLKRHVANEIYAALLNPATDNPVGRELRARRQAKGIPISVLAATLGVPYQRLRRLEIGTRADPELEARATAILEQISPPLAA; via the coding sequence ATGGCCTACTTCGAGAGGCGTCGTTCGGAGCAACTCACCGACCGTGACATCATGCGCTGCCTCAAACGACACGTCGCGAACGAGATCTATGCCGCTCTGCTCAATCCCGCCACCGACAATCCCGTCGGGCGCGAACTCCGAGCACGCCGACAAGCGAAAGGCATCCCGATCAGCGTTCTCGCCGCCACTCTCGGCGTCCCCTACCAGCGGCTCCGACGACTCGAGATCGGCACTCGCGCCGACCCTGAACTCGAGGCCCGAGCGACCGCCATCCTGGAGCAGATCAGCCCGCCACTGGCCGCTTGA
- a CDS encoding type II toxin-antitoxin system RelE/ParE family toxin — MASTCTEWDWWKASPESPNSKPLKLFRKLPARAQGALFRMMQRWISGDLRPDGGDCKSLGNGVYYFRYRDGNNQYRVYFKMVGTTALGLHAIYKNKQRIPQEVMDVVMERASSGTART, encoded by the coding sequence GTGGCCTCGACCTGCACCGAGTGGGATTGGTGGAAGGCATCCCCCGAGAGCCCCAACAGCAAACCGCTCAAGCTCTTCCGAAAACTGCCCGCGCGTGCCCAGGGTGCCTTGTTCCGGATGATGCAACGATGGATTTCGGGTGATCTCAGGCCCGACGGGGGAGACTGCAAGTCACTGGGTAACGGGGTCTACTACTTCCGTTACCGCGACGGGAACAACCAGTATCGCGTTTACTTCAAGATGGTGGGGACGACGGCTCTCGGGCTCCATGCGATCTACAAGAACAAGCAACGGATCCCGCAAGAGGTGATGGACGTCGTGATGGAACGGGCTAGCTCGGGAACTGCACGGACGTAG
- a CDS encoding helix-turn-helix domain-containing protein gives MNDFMRSMERLLEEDAEFRAGYDDAVERERMIATLVEWRDKAGMSQKQVAKAMGVGQSTISQFEGSTDPRLSTVQRYARAVGAKAHFLVGSTPSPAQANWHVTAPTQPSRRVWEGDTASTTTRVGNSRSAFAKAA, from the coding sequence ATGAACGACTTCATGCGTTCTATGGAGCGCCTGCTTGAAGAGGATGCTGAGTTCCGGGCTGGCTACGACGATGCTGTCGAGCGCGAGCGGATGATCGCGACGCTTGTCGAGTGGCGCGACAAGGCGGGCATGAGTCAGAAGCAGGTCGCCAAGGCTATGGGTGTCGGGCAGTCGACCATCTCCCAATTTGAGGGCTCCACCGACCCGCGCCTGTCCACCGTGCAGCGGTACGCGCGTGCTGTGGGCGCTAAGGCGCACTTCCTCGTTGGGTCTACCCCCAGCCCTGCCCAGGCGAACTGGCACGTTACGGCTCCGACCCAGCCGTCGAGGCGGGTTTGGGAAGGGGACACTGCTTCCACTACCACCCGTGTCGGAAACAGCCGCTCCGCGTTTGCAAAGGCAGCCTGA
- a CDS encoding NAD(P)-dependent alcohol dehydrogenase — MPEVAAYAVDSPTGDYHPTTITRREPGPTEVFFDIHYAGICHSDIHTARGEWGPITYPFVGGHEIAGVVSQVGSEVTKFKVGDRVGVGCFVDSCRECEMCRQGEEQFCTSRPGTVWTYNGVGRDGLPTNGGYSKGITVEQDYLIRVPDEVSLEHAAPLMCAGITTYNPLKRWGAGPGKRVGIVGMGGLGHMGVQFAAALGAETIVLGRTLAKRDDGLALGASDYVSTQDADAMKALRGSFDLILSTISDGIDLNAMLGLLKAHGVLVNVGLPQNSSTFDIGVLTGQARVLAGSNIGGIAETQAMLDFCAEHDLRPIVEVISADKINEAYENVVSSKVRYRYVIDASTI, encoded by the coding sequence ATGCCCGAGGTTGCCGCCTACGCCGTCGACTCGCCCACCGGCGACTACCACCCGACCACCATCACGCGCCGCGAGCCCGGCCCGACCGAGGTCTTCTTCGACATCCACTACGCGGGCATCTGCCACTCCGACATCCACACCGCGCGCGGCGAGTGGGGACCGATCACCTACCCCTTCGTCGGCGGCCACGAGATCGCGGGCGTCGTCAGCCAGGTCGGCTCCGAGGTGACCAAGTTCAAGGTCGGCGACCGGGTCGGCGTCGGCTGCTTCGTCGACTCGTGCCGCGAGTGCGAGATGTGCAGGCAGGGCGAGGAGCAGTTCTGCACCTCACGCCCCGGCACCGTGTGGACCTACAACGGCGTCGGCCGCGACGGCCTCCCCACCAACGGCGGCTACTCCAAGGGCATCACCGTCGAGCAGGACTACCTGATCCGCGTCCCCGACGAGGTCAGCCTCGAGCACGCCGCACCGCTGATGTGCGCGGGCATCACCACCTACAACCCGCTCAAGCGCTGGGGCGCCGGCCCCGGCAAGCGCGTCGGCATCGTCGGCATGGGTGGCCTGGGCCACATGGGTGTGCAGTTCGCGGCCGCCCTCGGCGCCGAGACGATCGTGCTCGGCCGCACCCTCGCCAAGCGCGACGACGGCCTGGCTCTCGGTGCCAGCGACTACGTCTCGACCCAGGACGCCGACGCAATGAAGGCCCTTCGCGGCAGCTTCGACCTGATCCTCTCGACCATCTCCGACGGCATCGACCTCAACGCCATGCTCGGGCTGCTCAAGGCTCACGGTGTGCTGGTCAACGTCGGGCTCCCCCAGAACTCGTCGACGTTCGACATCGGCGTGCTCACCGGTCAGGCCCGCGTGCTAGCCGGGTCGAACATCGGCGGCATCGCCGAGACCCAGGCCATGCTCGACTTCTGCGCCGAACACGACCTGCGGCCCATCGTCGAGGTGATCAGCGCGGACAAGATCAACGAGGCCTACGAAAACGTCGTCTCGTCGAAGGTCCGCTACCGCTACGTGATCGACGCTTCCACCATCTGA
- a CDS encoding MFS transporter: protein MSNNGYGRAAWVVWGVGLFAYAVVVMHRTSLGVAGLEAADHFNTTPGVISTFVVLQLATYAIAQVPVGLLLDRFGSRILLTAGVLLAGGGQVLLAFAEDLPLAYAARLLLGVGDACIFNSVLRLLPRWFDARRVPVLSQVTGMFAAIGQIAAVGVVLPLIQGYGWTTGLLIASTTCVVSAVASAVFVRNSPRGEPTAVVADPLREIPRNILGVTKHPATQLGFWIHFTSGFSMNTFLFMWGMPYLIVGQGLSQLEASGLFTLLSVASMVAGPIVGALTARHPLRRSNLALIVIGSLIVAWTLVLAWPGKAPALLLFVLVIVIAVNGPGTGIGFDFPRTNLPVTRLGAANGVVIAGGFTGGTVLILVMGVFLDWIAGGEQYTAQDLRWAWMLQAPFFAIGIAGILLSRRRLRALMAAQGVIVPSWREVVERIRRSRGSAG from the coding sequence GTGAGCAACAACGGATACGGCCGGGCGGCATGGGTGGTCTGGGGAGTCGGACTCTTCGCCTACGCCGTCGTCGTGATGCACCGCACCTCGCTCGGCGTCGCCGGGCTCGAGGCGGCCGACCACTTCAACACCACGCCCGGCGTGATCTCCACCTTCGTCGTCCTCCAGCTCGCCACCTACGCCATCGCCCAGGTACCCGTCGGCCTGCTGCTCGACCGGTTCGGCTCCCGCATCCTTCTCACGGCGGGCGTCCTGTTGGCCGGGGGAGGGCAGGTGCTGCTCGCCTTCGCCGAGGATCTCCCGCTCGCCTACGCGGCCCGGCTCCTGCTCGGCGTCGGCGACGCCTGCATCTTCAACTCCGTGCTCAGGCTGCTTCCCCGCTGGTTCGACGCGAGAAGGGTGCCCGTCCTCAGCCAGGTCACCGGCATGTTCGCGGCCATCGGCCAGATCGCGGCAGTGGGGGTCGTGCTCCCCCTGATCCAGGGCTACGGCTGGACGACCGGCCTGCTGATCGCGTCGACGACGTGCGTGGTCTCCGCGGTCGCGTCGGCCGTATTCGTGCGCAACTCGCCCCGGGGTGAGCCGACCGCGGTGGTGGCCGACCCGCTGCGCGAGATCCCGCGCAACATCCTCGGCGTGACGAAGCATCCCGCCACCCAGCTCGGCTTCTGGATCCACTTCACCTCCGGCTTCTCGATGAACACGTTCCTGTTCATGTGGGGCATGCCGTACCTCATCGTCGGGCAGGGCCTCAGCCAGCTCGAGGCGTCAGGACTGTTCACGCTGCTGTCGGTCGCGTCGATGGTCGCCGGGCCCATCGTCGGGGCGCTGACGGCGCGCCACCCGCTGCGCCGCAGCAACCTCGCGCTCATCGTGATCGGCAGCCTGATCGTCGCCTGGACGCTCGTGCTCGCCTGGCCGGGAAAGGCCCCCGCGCTGCTGCTGTTCGTGCTCGTGATCGTGATCGCAGTCAACGGCCCCGGAACCGGCATCGGGTTCGACTTCCCGCGCACCAACCTCCCCGTCACCCGCCTCGGCGCGGCCAACGGTGTCGTGATCGCCGGCGGCTTCACCGGCGGCACCGTCCTGATCCTGGTGATGGGCGTCTTCCTCGACTGGATCGCCGGAGGCGAGCAGTACACCGCCCAGGATCTGCGCTGGGCCTGGATGCTGCAGGCGCCGTTCTTCGCGATCGGCATCGCGGGCATCCTGCTCAGCCGTCGGCGACTCCGCGCGCTGATGGCCGCTCAGGGCGTCATCGTGCCGAGCTGGCGCGAGGTGGTCGAGCGGATCCGGCGCAGCCGCGGATCGGCCGGCTGA
- a CDS encoding ribose-phosphate diphosphokinase: MKGIVVFSGSAHPALADEICDHLGVERSGVKISRFSNDCLQAQLLANCRQRDVYIVQPLVPPTQEHLMELLLMIDAARGASARQITAVMPHYAYARSDKKDASRISLGGRLVADMLSTAGVDRVLTMALHAPQVHGFFSVPVDHLTALGVLADHYRGRDLSNHVVVSPDLGNAKQATLLSRLLNLPVAAGSKQRFADDRVVIDSIVGDVTGKKAIVLDDEIATGGSIMEIVNRLGDFGCNEVSVACTHGLFTGKAVERLTSSSRITEVVSTNTVPAPAHFPGLQHLSVAGLFADAIDRIHRGRSVSKLFNGVDPAYAPPPQAPEGLF; encoded by the coding sequence GTGAAGGGCATCGTCGTTTTCTCCGGCTCCGCGCATCCGGCTCTGGCCGATGAGATCTGCGACCACCTCGGGGTGGAGCGGTCCGGCGTGAAGATCTCCCGGTTCAGCAACGACTGCCTCCAGGCACAGTTGCTCGCGAACTGCCGCCAACGCGACGTCTACATCGTCCAGCCGCTCGTGCCTCCGACGCAGGAGCACCTGATGGAGCTGCTCCTGATGATCGACGCTGCCCGTGGAGCCTCCGCGCGCCAGATCACCGCCGTCATGCCGCACTACGCGTACGCGCGCTCGGACAAGAAGGACGCCTCGCGCATCTCGCTCGGCGGCCGACTCGTGGCCGACATGCTGTCGACGGCGGGCGTCGACAGGGTGCTGACGATGGCGCTGCACGCCCCGCAGGTGCACGGATTCTTCTCTGTTCCGGTCGATCATCTGACCGCGCTCGGGGTGCTGGCCGACCATTACCGCGGCCGCGACCTCAGCAACCACGTGGTCGTCTCGCCCGACCTGGGCAACGCGAAGCAGGCGACGCTGCTGTCCCGGCTGCTGAACCTTCCGGTCGCCGCTGGCTCGAAGCAGCGCTTCGCAGACGACCGCGTTGTGATCGATTCCATCGTCGGCGACGTCACGGGCAAGAAGGCGATCGTCCTCGACGACGAGATCGCCACCGGCGGCTCGATCATGGAGATCGTCAACCGGCTGGGCGACTTCGGCTGCAACGAGGTCTCGGTTGCCTGCACGCACGGGCTGTTCACGGGCAAGGCCGTGGAGCGGCTCACCTCGTCGTCGCGGATCACGGAGGTGGTCTCGACCAACACTGTCCCCGCCCCCGCGCACTTCCCGGGGCTGCAGCATCTCAGCGTCGCGGGGCTGTTCGCCGATGCGATCGACCGGATCCACCGGGGCCGTTCCGTGAGCAAGCTGTTCAACGGTGTCGACCCCGCCTACGCTCCCCCGCCCCAGGCGCCCGAGGGTCTGTTCTAG
- a CDS encoding hemolysin family protein has translation MSPLVSLLVGVLVVLVITAATAYFVAQEFAYVAVDRSRLAARAAAGDPKAVRTLEITRRTSFVLSGAQLGITVTGLLVGYVAEPLIGQALGHLISGGTLTAVSVAIGGFVAIAFSTLVQMLLGELFPKNYAIARSEQVADALAPSTKLYLTIFGPLIWVFDKSAELLLRALRIEPVHDVESAVTATDLERVVADSRSAGTLPDEIGSVIDRIIDFPRRDVEHAMVPRVRVDVLRDSATIAQAREKMATGHTRYPVIAENNDVVGLVELVDVLDHPADSTRPVTTIVRKALFLPVFMSLPDAQAALREAGQELACVLDEFGGFVGIVTVEDLVEEIVGDIVDEHDLDPNPDDDIHVLMGSTPLDEVERLIGHRLPEGDYETLGGLLIHEMGDLPEVGSLIQVRLEPSIGEKTLHDDAPVTVVTFEVLTIERHVPGRVRVEVTTEEEEQA, from the coding sequence GTGAGTCCGTTAGTTTCTCTGCTCGTCGGTGTGCTCGTGGTCCTCGTGATCACCGCAGCCACCGCCTACTTCGTCGCCCAGGAGTTCGCCTACGTGGCGGTCGACCGGTCCCGGCTCGCCGCGCGAGCCGCCGCAGGTGACCCGAAGGCCGTCCGAACCCTCGAGATCACGCGCCGCACCTCCTTCGTGCTGTCCGGCGCCCAGCTCGGCATCACCGTCACCGGCCTGCTGGTCGGTTACGTCGCCGAACCCCTCATCGGCCAGGCGCTCGGCCACCTCATCTCCGGTGGGACGCTCACTGCCGTCTCCGTCGCGATCGGCGGCTTCGTCGCGATCGCCTTCTCCACGCTGGTCCAGATGCTGCTCGGCGAGCTGTTCCCCAAGAACTACGCCATCGCCCGCAGCGAGCAGGTCGCCGATGCGCTTGCGCCGTCGACGAAGCTCTACCTGACCATCTTCGGCCCGCTGATCTGGGTGTTCGACAAGTCGGCCGAGCTGCTGCTGCGCGCGCTGCGCATCGAGCCCGTGCACGACGTCGAGTCGGCCGTCACCGCCACCGACCTCGAGCGCGTGGTCGCCGACTCGCGCTCCGCGGGGACTCTGCCCGACGAGATCGGCTCGGTCATCGACCGGATCATCGACTTCCCCCGCCGCGACGTCGAGCACGCCATGGTGCCGCGGGTGCGGGTCGACGTCCTGCGTGACAGCGCCACCATCGCCCAGGCCCGGGAGAAGATGGCCACCGGCCACACCCGCTACCCAGTGATCGCGGAGAACAACGACGTGGTCGGCCTCGTCGAACTGGTCGACGTCCTCGACCATCCAGCCGACTCGACCCGCCCCGTCACGACCATCGTGCGCAAGGCGCTCTTCCTGCCCGTGTTCATGTCGCTGCCCGACGCCCAGGCCGCGCTGCGTGAGGCAGGTCAGGAGCTGGCGTGCGTGCTGGACGAGTTCGGCGGCTTCGTCGGCATTGTCACCGTCGAGGACCTGGTCGAGGAGATCGTCGGCGACATCGTCGACGAGCACGACCTCGATCCCAACCCCGACGACGACATTCACGTCTTGATGGGCTCGACCCCGCTCGACGAGGTGGAACGCCTGATCGGTCACCGCCTCCCCGAGGGCGACTACGAGACCCTCGGCGGCCTGCTGATCCACGAGATGGGCGACCTGCCGGAGGTCGGCTCGCTGATCCAGGTGAGGCTGGAGCCGAGCATCGGGGAGAAGACCCTGCACGACGACGCCCCCGTCACCGTCGTCACGTTCGAGGTGCTGACCATCGAGCGGCACGTGCCCGGGAGGGTGCGCGTCGAGGTCACCACCGAGGAAGAGGAGCAGGCATGA
- a CDS encoding CNNM domain-containing protein, whose amino-acid sequence MIALETNPWVVTAWTVVIIALSAFFVAAEFALMAAKQHRLERRADTFAGRAALKNSAELTLVLAGAQLGITVCTLALGAITKPAVHHALQPLLERGLPQAAANVVSFVLALVIVTFLHLVIGEMAPKSWAIAHPEDSSVLLAVPLRAYMWVTRPILRAMNAAANAMVRKAGAQPVDELSNGQDAAGLRHLVEHSANVGALDSSYTGSLEQVLTLRDTKVREVLPENQVLSEVPVDATIGDVQEATRKTRHLRILVRDGDHTVGVVHVRDTLAAPDLSAPAMTLARTPVVVSADLGLATAVATIRQERTQLAIVTDGEREIGVLTFADVLPGLMPSAMLKAEEAL is encoded by the coding sequence ATGATCGCCCTCGAGACCAACCCGTGGGTCGTGACCGCGTGGACCGTCGTGATCATCGCGCTCAGCGCTTTCTTCGTGGCCGCCGAGTTCGCCCTCATGGCGGCAAAGCAGCACCGACTGGAGCGCCGCGCCGACACCTTCGCCGGGAGAGCGGCCCTGAAGAACTCCGCCGAGCTGACCCTGGTGCTCGCGGGCGCCCAGCTGGGCATCACCGTGTGCACCCTCGCGCTCGGCGCGATCACCAAGCCCGCCGTTCACCATGCGCTGCAGCCCCTCCTTGAGCGGGGCCTCCCGCAGGCGGCGGCGAACGTGGTGTCGTTCGTGCTCGCGCTGGTCATCGTCACGTTCCTGCACCTGGTGATCGGCGAGATGGCCCCCAAGTCCTGGGCCATCGCGCATCCCGAGGACTCCTCGGTGCTGCTCGCCGTCCCGTTGCGCGCCTACATGTGGGTGACCCGCCCGATCCTGCGGGCGATGAACGCCGCAGCCAACGCGATGGTGCGCAAGGCGGGGGCCCAACCCGTCGACGAGCTGTCGAACGGCCAGGACGCCGCAGGGCTGAGGCACCTCGTCGAACACTCGGCAAACGTCGGGGCGCTCGACTCGAGCTACACCGGCTCGCTCGAACAGGTGCTGACCCTGCGCGACACGAAGGTCCGCGAGGTCCTTCCCGAGAACCAGGTCCTCTCCGAAGTGCCGGTCGACGCCACCATCGGCGATGTGCAGGAGGCGACCCGCAAGACGCGCCACCTGCGCATCCTCGTCCGCGACGGGGACCACACCGTCGGTGTCGTCCATGTCCGCGACACGCTCGCCGCGCCCGACCTCTCGGCCCCGGCCATGACGCTCGCCCGCACGCCGGTGGTCGTCTCGGCCGACCTGGGGCTGGCAACGGCGGTCGCCACGATCCGACAGGAACGCACCCAGCTCGCCATCGTCACAGACGGCGAGCGCGAGATTGGCGTCCTGACGTTTGCGGACGTCCTGCCAGGCCTCATGCCCTCGGCGATGCTGAAGGCGGAAGAGGCGCTCTAG
- a CDS encoding COX15/CtaA family protein, whose protein sequence is MSAAASTTHRRVARWASVLIFVTVALGGMVCATDSSSSCPAWPACYSDQVGPSIQAGWLENPVIEFIHRLISFIALLLLAWTGLLGRGARDVRVRFYPWLALVCGVGSAIFGMMIIKFHLPLVLGLLDLAFALIAMSLITVTDAALRPGRHEEQPRLRRLVRTTLGLIIVMHLLGSIVAGTTSDGTGSFTRCLSWPLWELHDIDRFPALQVIRIVMAVFAVALIALIVALAFRHRALRLPGLAVAVCLLVELVLGVVITLGGLAPTQTNGIDVTIAVTYSFAAVALMWSLAWLLGLTPRSAVRG, encoded by the coding sequence ATGTCCGCTGCCGCGTCCACTACCCACCGTCGGGTCGCCCGCTGGGCGAGCGTGCTGATCTTCGTCACCGTCGCGCTCGGTGGGATGGTCTGCGCGACCGATTCGAGCTCATCCTGCCCCGCCTGGCCGGCCTGCTATTCGGATCAGGTCGGGCCATCGATCCAGGCGGGCTGGCTGGAGAACCCGGTCATCGAGTTCATCCACCGCCTGATCAGCTTCATCGCCCTGCTCCTGCTCGCGTGGACCGGGCTGCTCGGCCGGGGCGCGCGCGACGTGCGGGTGCGCTTCTACCCGTGGCTCGCGCTCGTGTGTGGCGTGGGGTCGGCAATCTTCGGGATGATGATCATCAAGTTCCATCTCCCCCTCGTGCTCGGGCTGCTCGACCTGGCGTTCGCGCTGATCGCCATGTCGCTGATCACAGTCACCGACGCGGCGCTGCGCCCCGGAAGGCACGAGGAGCAGCCACGGCTGCGGCGCCTCGTCCGCACGACGCTCGGCCTGATCATCGTCATGCACCTGCTCGGCAGCATCGTCGCGGGCACCACCTCGGACGGCACCGGATCGTTCACCCGCTGTCTCAGCTGGCCGCTGTGGGAGCTCCACGACATCGACCGGTTCCCCGCGCTGCAGGTGATCCGGATCGTGATGGCGGTGTTCGCCGTCGCGCTGATCGCCCTGATCGTCGCCCTCGCGTTCCGGCACCGCGCCCTCCGCCTGCCGGGGCTCGCGGTGGCCGTCTGCCTCCTCGTCGAGCTCGTCCTCGGTGTCGTGATCACGCTCGGCGGGCTGGCCCCCACCCAGACCAACGGGATCGACGTGACGATCGCGGTCACCTACTCGTTCGCCGCCGTCGCGTTGATGTGGTCGCTCGCCTGGCTACTCGGGCTCACCCCGCGGTCGGCCGTCAGGGGCTGA
- a CDS encoding O-acetyl-ADP-ribose deacetylase, translating to MDVSVVKGDITRQDVDAVVNAANGAMRGGGGVDGAIHRAGGPAVLEDCITRFPDGLATGDAGWTTGGDLPARWVIHTVGPNYGAGQRDRGLLVSCYRRSLEVADELGAEAVAFPLISAGVYRWPFDDAVDAAVETLRNTPTRVREARLVAFDDQAYDAIAARLAT from the coding sequence ATGGACGTGTCAGTGGTCAAGGGAGACATCACCAGGCAGGACGTCGACGCCGTCGTCAACGCAGCCAACGGGGCGATGCGCGGGGGCGGCGGAGTCGACGGCGCGATCCACCGGGCCGGTGGGCCCGCGGTGCTGGAGGACTGCATCACCCGCTTCCCCGACGGCCTGGCAACGGGCGATGCCGGCTGGACCACGGGAGGCGACCTGCCCGCACGCTGGGTGATCCACACCGTCGGCCCCAACTACGGTGCGGGACAGCGAGACCGGGGCCTCCTCGTGTCGTGCTACCGGCGCTCGCTCGAGGTCGCCGACGAGTTGGGCGCCGAGGCCGTCGCCTTCCCCCTGATCAGCGCCGGGGTCTACCGCTGGCCGTTCGACGACGCGGTCGACGCTGCGGTCGAGACGCTCCGGAACACGCCGACCCGGGTACGCGAGGCGCGCCTCGTGGCCTTCGACGACCAGGCGTACGACGCGATCGCGGCACGCCTGGCGACCTGA
- a CDS encoding long-chain-fatty-acid--CoA ligase, whose product MNAPLSAPWVKHYQPGVPAEIELPTQSLVSLYEKSVSEGGDAVALEFFGRETTYRELGDQIARAAEGLRRLGVRAGDRVALVLPNSPQHVVAFYAVLRLGAVVVEHNPLYTARELRHLFEDHGARVVIAWDAAVAKLREQPSDIELDAIVSVNLLKAFPTVKRLALSLPIKKLREARNKLTRPAPGTIPWEELLKNEPIVASHPRPSVDDLAVIQYTSGTTGQPKGAMLTHSNLYSNARQGEAWMHGAQYRKEVFYAILPMFHAFGMTLFLTYGILKQGRLVLFPSFDVNLVMDAAKKHPPTVYCAVPPIYEATAKRAKELGVSLRSAKYCISGAMALPASTVELWESVSGGLLVEGYGMTEASPVCLGNPFAPSRRSGTIGVPFPSTHMKVVDPEDPTREVAQGERGELLIKGPQVFQGYWHNEEETDKTLLPDHWLRTGDIVTVDEDGFTSIVDRVKELIITGGFNVAPSEVEAVLLTHPGVRDVAVVGLPNEKVGGERVIAAITPEEGVNLDHADLRHWCKERLTGYKVPREFYVINELPKSMLGKVLRKQVRERLTETTPLPH is encoded by the coding sequence ATGAACGCCCCTCTGTCTGCCCCCTGGGTCAAGCACTACCAGCCAGGAGTCCCCGCCGAGATCGAACTGCCGACGCAGTCGCTCGTCAGCCTCTACGAGAAGTCGGTCAGCGAGGGTGGTGACGCCGTCGCGCTCGAGTTCTTCGGACGCGAGACAACCTACCGGGAACTCGGCGACCAGATCGCCCGCGCGGCGGAGGGGCTCCGCAGGCTCGGTGTGAGGGCCGGAGACCGGGTGGCGCTCGTCCTGCCCAACAGCCCCCAGCACGTCGTCGCGTTCTACGCAGTGCTGCGGCTCGGCGCCGTCGTCGTCGAGCACAACCCCCTCTACACCGCCCGCGAGCTGCGCCACCTCTTCGAGGACCACGGCGCCCGCGTCGTGATCGCCTGGGACGCCGCCGTCGCCAAGCTGCGCGAACAGCCCTCAGACATCGAGCTCGATGCCATCGTTTCGGTCAACCTGCTCAAGGCCTTCCCGACGGTGAAGCGGCTCGCGCTGAGCCTGCCGATCAAGAAGCTCCGCGAGGCCCGCAACAAGCTCACCCGTCCCGCGCCGGGGACCATCCCCTGGGAGGAACTGCTCAAGAACGAGCCCATCGTCGCCTCCCACCCGCGCCCCTCGGTCGACGATCTGGCCGTCATCCAGTACACCTCCGGCACGACGGGGCAGCCCAAGGGCGCGATGCTGACCCACTCCAATCTGTACTCCAACGCCCGCCAAGGCGAGGCCTGGATGCACGGGGCGCAGTACCGCAAGGAGGTCTTCTACGCGATCCTGCCGATGTTCCACGCCTTCGGCATGACCCTGTTCCTCACCTACGGAATCCTCAAGCAGGGAAGGTTGGTGCTGTTCCCCTCCTTCGACGTCAACCTGGTCATGGACGCCGCGAAGAAGCATCCGCCGACGGTCTACTGCGCCGTCCCGCCGATCTACGAGGCGACGGCGAAGCGCGCCAAGGAGCTGGGGGTCAGCCTGCGCAGCGCCAAGTACTGCATCTCCGGCGCCATGGCGCTTCCCGCGTCGACCGTCGAGCTGTGGGAGTCCGTCTCCGGCGGCCTCCTCGTCGAGGGCTACGGCATGACCGAAGCCTCGCCCGTGTGCCTCGGCAACCCCTTCGCGCCGTCGCGCCGCAGCGGAACCATCGGCGTGCCGTTCCCCAGCACCCACATGAAGGTGGTCGACCCGGAGGACCCGACCCGCGAGGTCGCCCAGGGCGAGCGCGGAGAGTTGCTGATCAAGGGTCCCCAGGTGTTCCAGGGGTACTGGCACAACGAGGAGGAGACGGACAAGACCCTGCTTCCCGACCACTGGCTGCGCACCGGCGACATCGTCACCGTCGACGAGGACGGCTTCACCTCCATCGTCGACCGGGTCAAGGAACTCATCATCACCGGTGGCTTCAACGTGGCGCCGTCCGAGGTCGAGGCCGTTCTGCTCACCCATCCGGGGGTGCGTGACGTCGCCGTCGTCGGCCTGCCGAACGAGAAGGTCGGCGGCGAGCGGGTCATCGCGGCCATCACCCCCGAGGAGGGCGTGAACCTCGACCACGCCGACCTGCGCCACTGGTGCAAGGAGCGGCTGACCGGGTACAAGGTGCCCCGCGAGTTCTACGTGATCAACGAACTGCCCAAGTCGATGCTCGGGAAGGTGCTGCGCAAGCAGGTCCGGGAGCGCCTCACGGAGACGACCCCGCTGCCGCACTGA